One segment of Odocoileus virginianus isolate 20LAN1187 ecotype Illinois chromosome 32, Ovbor_1.2, whole genome shotgun sequence DNA contains the following:
- the LOC139032632 gene encoding tRNA-splicing endonuclease subunit Sen15 has translation MKVLVYLDLMESKSWHEVNCVGLPDLQLICLLGTEIEGEGLQTVVPTPISASLSHNRIREILKASRKLQGDPDLPMSFTLAIVESDSTIVYYKLTDGFMLPDPQNISLRR, from the coding sequence atgAAAGTCTTGGTTTACCTGGACCTCATGGAGAGTAAAAGCTGGCATGAAGTAAACTGTGTGGGATTACCAGATCTCCAGCTCATCTGCCTTCTTGGTACTGAAATAGAAGGAGAAGGGTTACAGACTGTGGTACCTACGCCCATCAGTGCTTCCCTCAGCCATAACAGGATAAGGGAAATCTTGAAGGCATCTCGAAAATTGCAAGGTGATCCCGACTTGCCCATGTCATTTACTTTGGCCATAGTGGAGTCCGACTCTACAATAGTCTACTACAAACTCACTGATGGATTTATGCTGCCAGATCCTCAGAATATTTCCCTTAGAAGATGA